GCTACGTTTTGACACGTTTAGATTGtatagaataaaaaatatatatattatattttaatttacaaaaataaacttgtatttatttaaattaataaaatatttttagaattttatataaaaaattgaatagtAATTTATCTTACGTTCCATTTTTTTTAGAGAATTAAAATGTTCCGTTCCAAGAGCTTTTTATATTGTTCAATTACATTTTAAAAGCATGACAAATACTAAACAAAATCATATGCCCAATTTCGTTTCCTTCTCACATGTATCTACCAAACGCTACGCTCGACTAATGATTTAGTGGTTTACAAttcataatttaaaataaagttGCACTatctttaaaaagaaaaaaaatatgaataatgtgaaaaaaaaaattatttacgaAAATAGGGTGAAAAAAAACGTATTTACCAAACTGGTGTGTTTTGAAGAAAAGGCCACGCTCGCATTGCCACGCTCAGTAAACCGTGGCCTTAAGCAGGGAAAGGCTACGTTTTTTTTAACCGTTTTTtcgtaaataattttttttcttcacattattcatattttttgtcATCTCTCGGTCCTACCAGAACTTTCCTCATCTAATTtccaaatttaatttaaattaaattaaattaaactctTCAAATTAGGGTTTATCTATCTATTCTAGGGTTTAGTTTATTCATCCAAAATCCCAATCTTCCTTCAAAGCTTCGTTCTTTCTCATTCAATAGAGCTACCCAAATGGTTCGCTCTCATGGCGTCACTCTCTTCAATCGCCTTGCTCGTCAATCTCTCTATAACGCCACCGACAATTCCGTACACATCTTTCTCAATCGTTTCTTTTTCTCTGAGATTTttcagatatgagatgataaCAATTTAGTGGGAATTTTGATTCTGCAGGTATATCAAGCACTGTTCCAAAGGGGTTATAGGGTATTGAATTCAGGGCTTTGCAATCCATCCAGAGTTGTTGGTAGTTCTGCACCACATGGTATGTGTTACTTAAATTTTGacatttttcttgaatttttttacatGATTGTTTGGAAAACTATGTAAAAATGTCATCTTTTAGTTTTGGTTTTGGAATTTAGTTGTGTGGTTATTTTGGGTAGGTTGGTTCATTTCTTGTTTGAATTGCAATGTTGAATTTAAATGTTTCCTATTTTTTGaagttaatattttttcaattgttGTTTCTGCTCACTTCCTGCTCTTTACACATTTGCAGTTGGAAGTGGATTTTATTTGAAGAACTGGGTGCTATTGGGAGCAGCTAATCCATATTCAGGGGCATCCAGATCAATTCATGGCTCGGGTATAACTTGTTAATCTTTATGTCACATGCATGCCCGGCTTTACTTTATTCATGGAATCACACGGCCTTGTGTTTGAGAGTCGTTGTTTGTTACATGTTATCTACTAGTTTCTTTTGATTAGGACGACGGAATGAGCTTGAAGTTCTTGTACCTTTTCATTAGTTACCTCTGTGCTCCCGTGTGCATACTTGTTTGTTGTCCCATGCTTGTCAGTGACTTATTTTCCCCCCAAATTCTTCTGCAGCACCATTGGCAAGGGACTATTATGATGTTCTTGGTGTGAGTAAGAATGCAAGTTCTTCCGAAATAAAGAAAGCTTACTATGGGGTAGGTTTTTCCTAACCATTGACAATATATACGAATTTAGGTATTAATAAAACATGTAGCCAAATTCCTTGTTACCCTTAATCGATGTTACATATGTTAAGTAAACTAATCATTTTGTTTTCTGTGAATGGATACTGGACTATTTTGGTATTTCCCAAGCTATGTGATGAGGAAGAATTTGTTTTTACATCAAGTTACTTTCAGATTTTGTTTGATATACTATCACTTGTCTGCATTTCATAGCATagagttttttttgttattgttttcaGAATATACAATTTTGTAATACATTCATATCACCAGAAGTTCTATGCTTCACGATTTTGAATGTATTATGATCCCCCCTCCTacatttccctttttttttttcctacctTGATGTGAAATTGTCAAGCAGGACTGACTGGCATATGAGTAGTTCAAAAATAACTAAATATCTTTCgtttttctattatttttcaCTTCCTCTCCATATTCCACAGCTTGCAAAGAAGCTTCATCCAGACACAAATAAGGGTGATCCTGAGGCTGAAAAGAAGTTTCAAGAAGTTTCATTGGCATATGAGGTGTACTCTTGTTTTTGCTCTTTTTAAGTCTTCATATGCCAAATTGATTACTTTCTTATTACCCTTTTTTTCTTGTGTTGTAGGTTTTGAAGGATGAGGAACGACGTCAACAGTATGATCAGGTCTTATTCCGTCCCTACTATTTTTTTATATGCTGAAAATTGTTGTTACTGCATTTTCATTAAATTGATATATATTGTAGGATAAATCTACATGTAAACTAGAATTTTAATGCAAGTTAGGGGAATGGTAGGATTTAAGTTGAGGACCTCTGTTTCATGGAAAACCGAAAACTAGAAATGAATATGAAGCTTCTTAAAATAAAGAAGTTGGAGGGAAGGAGTTGAGGAACTTGGAACATTCATCCATTGCACGGGAAGATAATAAGCTCATATCCCTGATATTTTCACTCCAAGTCGTAGTAATAATATTGCTAAAAGCACAGATCATGGCATTGGCATCAGTTGCAGTTTTTGCAATGTTGATATCATGTGAGAATATGAAACAAGATACTTTATTTTCTTAGTATCTAGATACTATGAAGTTGCATCATTCATTTTTCCCAGGTGTGAATTTTCTCTTTtcagtttatttttctttcttatgatcTTTCTCATTCTCTTTTGACATTGCCCCTCATCCTTTTCAGAGGGAAGAAAACTGCAATAACGGGCATAGACAGTACACTGCTAAAAAATTTAAGATCCGTAGAAATATTTCATACTTTGTTTGAGTAAGAATATACTTGTGCGTGTGCCTGTTTGTGGAAAGCACATGCTTCATTTGCAGGTGCAATTTGGCATGTTTCTTGGTTGAATGTGTATTTTAATATGTTTCAAGTCAGTTGTCCCTCATCTTTTCTGAAGGAGGGAAGAAAACTCCAATAATGGCTATAATACACTGCTAGAAGTTCTATAGAAACATTCCATATTTGTTTAAGAATATAGTTGTATTTGTGCCCATGTTTCTGGAAAACTCATGCTTCGTGTACATGTTCTATTGTCCATGTTTCTTGGTTGAGtgtgtatttttaatatattttgagtCGGTTATTACTTTCTTCCAAGTATCTACCCTCTTTCATTTGATTTACTTAAAGATGCATGACTGTGTAGGTTGGCCATGATGCTTATGTAAACCAACAAAGCACTGGTTCTGGGGGCGAGGGTGGCTTTGGCTTCAATCCTTTTGAGCAGATGTTCCGTGATCATGTAATGACTTACTAGTTTCTTCCCTCTATTTTGTTAATCATGTCTATAAGGAGATACTTCTTTCTAAACTGAAAGGTTGGTCTGCATTGTAGTAGAAAATCTTAAATGAATTTTCTTCCTCCATACTTCATAGCATGAAGAAAGGTTGGTCTGCATTGTAGTAGAAAATCTTAAATGATTTTCTTCCTTCATTCTTCATAGTAAtaataaatttcatttttatgtAACTTTAATtgccaaatttatattttatgagCACCATTCAAAAAGACCATAAGCAGTCTTAAAACCACCTGAACTTTTAGTTCAATATGAAGCCAAAATGTTGTAATGAAGTTTTTAACATCTGTTCAAATGTGTGTATTGAAATTTGTAGTCACATCTTTCCATTTAATATAACTGCATTGTTTGGTTCTGTATCTGTTTCTCGTTTTAATGTTAGTTGTTATATACTTGGCTATGTaagtaatatattattatattgcaAGAGACCTATTCTTTACAAGTTATGTAgcttttattaaattaaatggcCATAAATTTCATGTTAAATGAATCCCTGATTTGAAATCTAATGCTTTTTTGTTAAACTTCCTCAATGGCTATCAGGACTTTGTCAAGAGCTTTTTCCATCAGAATATTGGCGGAGAGGATGTTAaggtttttttcctttcttcataTATACACAAAAGTATGCCAAGGAGTTGTTTGATGAAAGGCATATCAATGATCTCTTCTTTCACAGGCTTTCATTGAACTATCTTTCATGGAAGCTGTCCAAGGGTGCACCAAAATTTTGACATTTCAAACAGATATGCTTTGCAATACTTGTGGTATGCTCATTAAGCTATGAATTGTCATCTGTATCTTCCATCTTGAATTCAGTATGGCTTGTATTTCGTAAATCCAGTGCTCTTCGAAATAAAGTTTTTACGCATCTCCCTTGCTTAACTATTGCAGGTGGGAGTGGTGTTCCTCCTGGTACAAGACCTGAAACTTGTAGCCGATGTAAAGGGTCAGGAGTGGTCAGTATTttcttgaaattattttaatcttttAATTGATGTCACATGTTTTTGAAGTGTTGTTAAATTGGTAATTTTTAGATATGTCCAGGTATTTGCACAAGCTGGCTTTTTCAAAATGGAGAGTACTTGTGGAACCTGTAAGGGAACTGGAAAAATCGTATCGGTATGGTGCATATTGTGCTTCTTTTTTTGTGATATTAAATGTCTTATTTTTAGCcacagtaaaaagttctggatagcAGCATCTTGTAGCAGACACAAAAAGGGCTGTAGTGTGATAACGCATAGCGGGATGACCACAATTCTGAAGTTTTAGATATAGGTCAAATAACTTATACTTCACAGATGTAAAtgctaaaaaataaaatttatatcaTTCGCAATGAAAGGGAAACTTACAGTAACAATCAGAAGTCTTATATATTAAGTTAAGCACACAAGTTTAAGCCtatcagaaaataaataaattaagccTATGAGGAATGTTGAGATAAAAAAAGAATGAGAGGTTTGAACTAATAATAGTTTGAAAGACACCATAGAAAAAGCTTACAAAACAGAACAGGAACTTGCAAAACAGAAGACATGAAAACTGGAAGAACAGATGTCTGGAAAATGCAGAGTCGATAGCTGGAACATGCACCAGGACTTGGCCGTAAACGTATCTCTCAGCTGTGGGTCTGTGATAGAACCCAGCAAATTAGCAGTAGTTTATTGatagaaccctaattcccaatttggggattaggggaaagatacatgagagagatgccaaacaccctctctaaccctagaaagagaaccacttctctctctaaacccaaTTCCTAACTGAATACCAAGATACCCCTAATGTTCACTAACctctcttatttataggcaacataTCTTATTAATACCCTCTAACTAACTACCTAGTATGTGAGTACCTATCAATACTCCCCTCCTGaaaattcaccttgtcctcaaggtgaaggACAAAATACAAGCAATCTAAATGAATAGCCACACCACAGATCCAATGGAGACAATCATAGCTTCCACCTGGATCCCATAGCATGAAGCAAATAGCCTCAGTCATGTATGAATGGTTGAACACCTTCCTTGGATGCCCAAAACACATTCTGCTAAGAGGCATATGGCAGAAATTCCAGCAGATTCCCATTAGAAACAGCCAAGGAACAGAAACTCCAAAAGCAAACTCAGCTAAGAATGAGTTGGTAAACATCTCCCCATATCCAGCCGCCAAATGCCCAAAGAGATCAATACTTGAATTGACAGGTATCTTCCCAAAACTAGCCACAACAAAGTCTCAATTAGCCCAATACTGGAATCAGCACTAAAAATCAATACTTCCCAATGTGACCCAAGTTGGAATAGAGTCCAGCTGGTACAAACAGAAACATGTTGATACCAAAATAAAACATTGAACTTAGCCACTTGAGAATGGTCCCTTAACCTTTGAATTAGCAAGCTAGTGCAATCAGCAACAGCTAGGCCCCTCAAACTAATAATTCTTGAAACCATTTTCCTTCCCACTACCAACTTCAACTTGATTTGTATGAAGAAATTTAAGGGTTGTAACATGGCCATCACTATGCTGAAATTGCCCTGTTAAATCCAAATGATTCTGGGCTTTTCCTGCCTCCCAAACCCTTTTGTTATATTTGTGCCCCAACAAATGTGCTAGGCCTAGGAATTCCAATGCTCTCGGAACAGAGGCAGTACACAAAATAAGAGCTAGATCTTGGAAAAACAACAAGCTAGTAGAAGAAATACTGTCATGCTTCTTTCCTGTACCAAGTTGGAGATGGTCTAAACTAGCAGTAAAAGCTTCAACATCCCATGTTATTGTACTACTTTGGCCTTGTTCCAGTCTACTAAAATATTTAAATGCATACCTGTGGTGCATCTCACAATTAAagcaaaaatataattttgacaCAGCAGCCCTAACTTCTTTATTGCCCCCATTTGTAGTTAACACCATGGTTCCAGTAAAATCTTGGGAGTGACCACAAGCTCTTTCACTTAGCATTTGCAAAATACCATGTGACTCTTTGAAGTGAATTCTGATTCCTTGCTGCCTCAAGTACATGGGTAAATTGGGTTTTAACCCAAAAGCTAATACGTTGGCCCAACCCATTAGTTTCACCACACTTTTCTGTTGTAAGGCCCAATTCCTCCGTAGTTGGGTATGGCCCACTCTGCCAGGAAGGAGGTCCAGCTGGTACCTCACCCTCTC
This portion of the Lotus japonicus ecotype B-129 chromosome 3, LjGifu_v1.2 genome encodes:
- the LOC130745775 gene encoding chaperone protein dnaJ GFA2, mitochondrial gives rise to the protein MVRSHGVTLFNRLARQSLYNATDNSVYQALFQRGYRVLNSGLCNPSRVVGSSAPHVGSGFYLKNWVLLGAANPYSGASRSIHGSAPLARDYYDVLGVSKNASSSEIKKAYYGLAKKLHPDTNKGDPEAEKKFQEVSLAYEVLKDEERRQQYDQVGHDAYVNQQSTGSGGEGGFGFNPFEQMFRDHDFVKSFFHQNIGGEDVKAFIELSFMEAVQGCTKILTFQTDMLCNTCGGSGVPPGTRPETCSRCKGSGVVFAQAGFFKMESTCGTCKGTGKIVSNFCKSCRGAKVVKGTKSVKLDVMPGIDNNETLKVFRSGGADPDGNHPGDLYVTIKVREDPVFRREGSDIHVDAVLSITQAILGGTIQVPTLTGDVVLKVRPGTQPGQKVVLKNKGIKTKNSYTFGNQYVHFNVSIPTNLTERQRELIEEFVKEEREASDKQREASASASG